Proteins from a single region of Rhea pennata isolate bPtePen1 chromosome 6, bPtePen1.pri, whole genome shotgun sequence:
- the MARCHF7 gene encoding E3 ubiquitin-protein ligase MARCHF7 isoform X6 encodes MTRPKLCLKMIRRMESKPSRIPRRVSVQASSTSLGSRTLTGSSLAGAYGARESSRRLEPGYQESSVLNSSSRDWETGEREAHETPWKLTTSSPTHYSGTLDHPRSGRFLGSRNRLSIPSSSHFTSVCYGESERTQGAYSRLNSQQRDSDSKRPKLSCTSTSSLRNNGLNAVSDSSWRYSRIPRSSSVVLGSLGTELVRERRELERRTDLSVNNLVDHSHRNSDFSSSTYLHDRPASSYAQGARPKENSLSTLRLNASMNRQLPSDHQPSFFNRDSHMSSSRSSYPSRQRRSGMESPQRSMQSECSHTTIRDETPSSDGSERVLSTQRSLNGPAADSEGRRTTRQLLSRLASSMSSTFFSRRSSQDSLPTRSLGSEESCVVPRVQASALSSTNAAAAPEVPGLQTSEASQGFSFLRRRWGLSGVSQNHDSDGESYRPDSESRSTGSWLSSSLRNRCTPLFSRRRREGRDESARISTSDAPTRSQHLFRRRESGEETSLEASDSPRRASVNRPPTPAVSGISTAAASPPDSTHSRRSSGILPSSLFRFAVPPTLGSSLSDNLMITVDIIPSGWNQSDGQESDKAKVPPSRDPERLQKIKESLLLEDSEDEEGDLCRICQMSSASSNNLLIEPCKCTGSLQYVHQECMKKWLQSKINSGSSLEAVTTCELCKEKLHLNLEDFDIHELYRAHANEQADYEFISSGLYLVVLLHLCEQRFSDMLGTASEASTRVRFINLARTLQAHMEDIETSEDDSEDSDTGRTFDTA; translated from the exons GAATCAAGTGTATTGAATAGTTCCAGCAGAGACTGGGAGACTGGAGAAAGAGAGGCTCATGAAACTCCTTGGAAGCTTACAACATCCTCTCCAACTCACTACTCAGGGACGCTTGATCATCCACGGTCTGGAAGATTTTTGGGAAGCAGAAACAGATTG TCTATACCTTCCTCCTCTCATTTTACATCTGTGTGTTATGGTGAGTCGGAGAGAACTCAGGGAGCATATTCGAGACTGAATAGCCAGCAGCGAGACAGCGATTCAAAGAGACCAAAGCTATCTTGCACGTCTACCTCTTCTCTGAGAAATAATGGCTTGAATGCAGTTTCAG ATTCCTCCTGGAGGTATAGTCGGATTCCCaggtcatcatcagtggtgctTGGCTCTCTGGGAACTGAGCTGGTGAGAGAACGGAGAGAGTTAGAAAGAAGAACAGATCTGTCTGTTAATAATTTGGTGGATCACAGCCACAGAAACAGTGACTTCTCATCTTCAACAT ATCTTCACGACAGGCCTGCCTCTTCATATGCACAGGGAGCAAGaccaaaagaaaattcattaagCACTTTGAGGCTGAACGCATCCATGAACCGCCAGTTGCCTTCTGATCATCAGCCATCGTTTTTCAACAGAGACTCTCATATGAGCTCTTCAAGATCCAGCTATCCTTcaagacaaaggagaagtgGAATGGAATCTCCCCAGAGGAGCATGCAGTCAGAATGTTCTCATACTACCATTAGAGATGAAACTCCTTCCTCAGATGGTTCTGAAAGGGTTTTATCCACTCAGAGGTCACTGAATGGGCCTGCAGCTGATAGTGAAGGAAGACGCACAACCAGACAGCTGCTGTCTCGTTTAGCGTCTAGCATGTCATCTACGTTTTTCTCACGAAGGTCTAGCCAAGACTCGTTGCCTACAAGATCATTAGGCTCTGAGGAATCATGTGTTGTTCCAAGAGTTCAAGCTTCTGCTCTGTCTAGCACTAatgcagctgcagctcctgaaGTTCCAGGACTTCAGACATCTGAAGCTTCTCAGGGATTTAGTTTTCTTAGACGAAGATGGGGTTTATCAGGAGTTTCACAAAATCATGACTCTGATGGGGAAAGTTACAGACCAGACTCTGAAAGTAGGAGCACAGGATCCTGGTTATCGTCATCTTTGAGGAACAGATGTACACCTCTCTTCTCtagaaggaggagagaaggaagagatgaATCTGCAAGGATCTCTACCTCTGATGCACCTACTAGATCACAACATCTCTTCAGAAGGAGAGAGTCAGGTGAGGAGACCTCTCTTGAAGCATCAGATAGCCCTCGTAGGGCTTCTGTTAACAGACCACCAACACCTGCAGTATCTGGTATCTCtacagctgctgcctccccaccAGATTCAACTCACAGTAGGAGAAGCTCTGGAATTCTGCCTAGTTCTCTCTTTCGCTTTGCAGTGCCTCCAACATTAGGAAGCAGTCTGTCTGACAATCTTATGATAACTGTAGATATTATTCCCTCTGGCTGGAATCAGTCTGATGGACAAGAAAGTGACAAGGCTAAAGTACCACCTTCAAGAGATCCAGAAAGACTCCAGAAAATTAAAGAGAG CCTGCTTTTAGAAGATTCTGAAGATGAAGAGGGTGACTTGTGCAGAATCTGTCAGATGTCTTCTGCAAGTTCTAACAACCTTTTGATAGAGCCATGCAAATGCACTGGAAGTCTGCAATATGTTCACCAAGAGTGCATGAAAAAATGGCTGCAGTCCAAGATTAATTCAG GTTCTTCTTTGGAAGCAGTAACTACTTGTGAATTGTGTAAAGAGAAGTTGCATCTTAATCTTGAAGACTTTGATATTCATGAACTCTATAGGGCACATGCAAATGAACAA GCAGACTATGAATTCATCAGCTCTGGTCTCTACCTTGTAGTGTTGTTACACTTATGTGAACAGCGCTTTTCAGATATGCTAGGAACCGCAAGTGAGGCCAGCACACGTGTCAGA TTTATTAACCTTGCAAGAACTCTTCAGGCACATATGGAAGATATTGAAA CTTCTGAGGATGATTCTGAAGACAGTGATACTGGTAGAACTTTTGACACTGCTTAG
- the MARCHF7 gene encoding E3 ubiquitin-protein ligase MARCHF7 isoform X4: MTRPKLCLKMIRRMESKPSRIPRRVSVQASSTSLGSRTLTGSSLAGAYGARESSRRLEPGYQESSVLNSSSRDWETGEREAHETPWKLTTSSPTHYSGTLDHPRSGRFLGSRNRLSIPSSSHFTSVCYGESERTQGAYSRLNSQQRDSDSKRPKLSCTSTSSLRNNGLNAVSDSSWRYSRIPRSSSVVLGSLGTELVRERRELERRTDLSVNNLVDHSHRNSDFSSSTYLHDRPASSYAQGARPKENSLSTLRLNASMNRQLPSDHQPSFFNRDSHMSSSRSSYPSRQRRSGMESPQRSMQSECSHTTIRDETPSSDGSERVLSTQRSLNGPAADSEGRRTTRQLLSRLASSMSSTFFSRRSSQDSLPTRSLGSEESCVVPRVQASALSSTNAAAAPEVPGLQTSEASQGFSFLRRRWGLSGVSQNHDSDGESYRPDSESRSTGSWLSSSLRNRCTPLFSRRRREGRDESARISTSDAPTRSQHLFRRRESGEETSLEASDSPRRASVNRPPTPAVSGISTAAASPPDSTHSRRSSGILPSSLFRFAVPPTLGSSLSDNLMITVDIIPSGWNQSDGQESDKAKVPPSRDPERLQKIKESLLLEDSEDEEGDLCRICQMSSASSNNLLIEPCKCTGSLQYVHQECMKKWLQSKINSGSSLEAVTTCELCKEKLHLNLEDFDIHELYRAHANEQADYEFISSGLYLVVLLHLCEQRFSDMLGTASEASTRVRFINLARTLQAHMEDIESRCFSPTPVDSLKVKWIQFSLPRFILPNLVADKLTLPSRTFYSFSRIILGEN, encoded by the exons GAATCAAGTGTATTGAATAGTTCCAGCAGAGACTGGGAGACTGGAGAAAGAGAGGCTCATGAAACTCCTTGGAAGCTTACAACATCCTCTCCAACTCACTACTCAGGGACGCTTGATCATCCACGGTCTGGAAGATTTTTGGGAAGCAGAAACAGATTG TCTATACCTTCCTCCTCTCATTTTACATCTGTGTGTTATGGTGAGTCGGAGAGAACTCAGGGAGCATATTCGAGACTGAATAGCCAGCAGCGAGACAGCGATTCAAAGAGACCAAAGCTATCTTGCACGTCTACCTCTTCTCTGAGAAATAATGGCTTGAATGCAGTTTCAG ATTCCTCCTGGAGGTATAGTCGGATTCCCaggtcatcatcagtggtgctTGGCTCTCTGGGAACTGAGCTGGTGAGAGAACGGAGAGAGTTAGAAAGAAGAACAGATCTGTCTGTTAATAATTTGGTGGATCACAGCCACAGAAACAGTGACTTCTCATCTTCAACAT ATCTTCACGACAGGCCTGCCTCTTCATATGCACAGGGAGCAAGaccaaaagaaaattcattaagCACTTTGAGGCTGAACGCATCCATGAACCGCCAGTTGCCTTCTGATCATCAGCCATCGTTTTTCAACAGAGACTCTCATATGAGCTCTTCAAGATCCAGCTATCCTTcaagacaaaggagaagtgGAATGGAATCTCCCCAGAGGAGCATGCAGTCAGAATGTTCTCATACTACCATTAGAGATGAAACTCCTTCCTCAGATGGTTCTGAAAGGGTTTTATCCACTCAGAGGTCACTGAATGGGCCTGCAGCTGATAGTGAAGGAAGACGCACAACCAGACAGCTGCTGTCTCGTTTAGCGTCTAGCATGTCATCTACGTTTTTCTCACGAAGGTCTAGCCAAGACTCGTTGCCTACAAGATCATTAGGCTCTGAGGAATCATGTGTTGTTCCAAGAGTTCAAGCTTCTGCTCTGTCTAGCACTAatgcagctgcagctcctgaaGTTCCAGGACTTCAGACATCTGAAGCTTCTCAGGGATTTAGTTTTCTTAGACGAAGATGGGGTTTATCAGGAGTTTCACAAAATCATGACTCTGATGGGGAAAGTTACAGACCAGACTCTGAAAGTAGGAGCACAGGATCCTGGTTATCGTCATCTTTGAGGAACAGATGTACACCTCTCTTCTCtagaaggaggagagaaggaagagatgaATCTGCAAGGATCTCTACCTCTGATGCACCTACTAGATCACAACATCTCTTCAGAAGGAGAGAGTCAGGTGAGGAGACCTCTCTTGAAGCATCAGATAGCCCTCGTAGGGCTTCTGTTAACAGACCACCAACACCTGCAGTATCTGGTATCTCtacagctgctgcctccccaccAGATTCAACTCACAGTAGGAGAAGCTCTGGAATTCTGCCTAGTTCTCTCTTTCGCTTTGCAGTGCCTCCAACATTAGGAAGCAGTCTGTCTGACAATCTTATGATAACTGTAGATATTATTCCCTCTGGCTGGAATCAGTCTGATGGACAAGAAAGTGACAAGGCTAAAGTACCACCTTCAAGAGATCCAGAAAGACTCCAGAAAATTAAAGAGAG CCTGCTTTTAGAAGATTCTGAAGATGAAGAGGGTGACTTGTGCAGAATCTGTCAGATGTCTTCTGCAAGTTCTAACAACCTTTTGATAGAGCCATGCAAATGCACTGGAAGTCTGCAATATGTTCACCAAGAGTGCATGAAAAAATGGCTGCAGTCCAAGATTAATTCAG GTTCTTCTTTGGAAGCAGTAACTACTTGTGAATTGTGTAAAGAGAAGTTGCATCTTAATCTTGAAGACTTTGATATTCATGAACTCTATAGGGCACATGCAAATGAACAA GCAGACTATGAATTCATCAGCTCTGGTCTCTACCTTGTAGTGTTGTTACACTTATGTGAACAGCGCTTTTCAGATATGCTAGGAACCGCAAGTGAGGCCAGCACACGTGTCAGA TTTATTAACCTTGCAAGAACTCTTCAGGCACATATGGAAGATATTGAAAGTAGGTGTTTCTCCCCCACCCCTGTAGATTCACTCAAAGTTAAATGGATACAGTTCTCTCTGCCAAGATTCATACTACCAAATTTAGTTGCTGATAAATTGACTTTGCCCAGCAGAACTTTTTACAGTTTCAGTAGAATTATTTTGGGGGAGAACTGA